The sequence below is a genomic window from Verrucomicrobiota bacterium.
CCCGGAAAGGACAATTTGCCCTGGGCTATTAAAATTAGCCACATCCACATCGGCCTCTTGCGCAATTTGCACGGCCGTCGCCTCATCAGCACCGATCAGGGATGCCATAGCTCCTTTGGTGGCGTCACAGGCTTGTTGCATGAATGTCCCGCGTTGCTCCACAAGCTTGAGACCTTCCTCGAAAGAAAAAGTCCCGGCAGCCGTGTGAGCGGTGAATTCTCCCAAGGACAAACCTGCACAGGCCCCGATTTGTAAATCCGGCTTATTTTTCCTGAGTATAGCAAGGGCAGCCATGCTGTGGGTGAAAATCCCGGGCTGGCAATTCGATGTCTTGGTCAGTTCCCCCTCCGGGCCGTCGAAACAAATCCTGGAGAGTTTGCGCGCCAGGATGGTATCAGCCTTTTCAAACACATCCCGGGCCTCAGCAAATTGTTCCGCGAGATCACGGCCCATTCCCACTGATTGCGCACCCTGCCCGGCAAATAAAAGACAATACGTTTTACTCATAATTGGCGACGAGTATGCGAAATGACGGATTCCACGCAATCAAAAAGATTTTTTCGCCGCCGTAGCCCCATGAGCAATTTGCTCCCGAAACCCCGTGGGCAGAAAGGTGAGCAAACTAAAAAAAGAACATCAATCAACCACTCCCAGAAGACTAACTCATTGATACTGTGACCTTAATGTCCGCTGTGTCCTGACCCGGCATGGTCGCAAATGCAGGCGTACTCAGCCAGTTTACAACCCCCGCATATCTCCGAATTAAAATCGATACGCAAATTCTGCGGTTTAGCAGAGGCATCCTTACGGATTTGAAGAACGATGCGATATCCGTTGCCTTCGGGAAGCGCGGTTTTTGAGATTATAAAATCTCCCGATCGCTCAAACTCGAGGGCCACCTTGCCGGTCTTTGTCTCGGCACTCGCGCTGACTACCAGTGCTCCGGCGGGAACAGCTTTCATTTGCTCGTCGAGGAGGGTCATACGGATTTTTCGATCCGGTTGGACGTAGAACTCAATATATCCTAAATTCGTTTCGAGAATCTTGCCGCCACTGGGTCCGGCGACATTATGATGATCACCTGCCGTCCAGGCGGTCATCGTAGTCATGAGAATGGCGATCAATAAGGTGAATAAGTATTTCATAAACTTCTGCTCTTTCTCTGGGTTATTTTTTTAAAAATATTTTTTGGCACATTACGGTTCAAAGACTTTTTCTCTCGATAAGCGTCTCCATCCAGTCATAGAGGATGGGGAGAATGATTAATGTCAAAAATGTGGAGGTAATGATTCCTCCGATCACTACCGTGGCCAGAGGCTGCTGCACCTCAGCACCTGCCCCGCTTGCAAAGGCCATCGGCAGAAAGCCCAGCGCGGCGACCATCGCGGTCATTAGCTTTGGGCGTAAACGGGTCAGCGTCCCTTCTACCACGGCGTCACGGATGGATTTGCCCTGTTCGCGTAGCTGGTTAATGAAAGAAACAAGCATCACACCATTAAGTACGGCGATACCAGAGAGTGCGATAAATCCAATCGCCGCCGAAATGGTAAAGGGCATACCGCGTAACCAGATAGAGAGGACACCTCCCGTCACAGCCAAAGGAATGCAGAGAAAGACGAGCGCCGCCTGACGCAGAGAACCGAAACTAAAGAATAGCAGAATGAAGATCAGTGCCAGGGACAGAGGAACGATAACCATCAATCGTCTCGATGCCTCAATATAGTTTTTAAACTGGCCTCCGTACTCGATGCGATAACCTGGGGGGAGCTTGATCTGATCGGTTTTTTCACGGGCCTCCTCGACCCAGCTTGTCACATCCCGGCCCCGTAGGTTGACCATGATTGCCGCCCGTCTCTGACCTAGCTCACGGGAAATTGAGTTCACCTTTTCCCCGACTGTAAACTCAGCGACCTGTCCGAGGGTTAAGAGTCCTCCCTCAGAGGTCCTCACCGGCAGCGATTTCATCACCTGCATGTCATTGCGGATATCCTCAGGTAACCGGACGACCACCGGATAACGCCGATTCCCGTCGATGACCACACCACTTTCCATCCCTGCCAGTGCGGTGGAAACGGCCTCATTGATTTCGGAAACGTGGACGTTATAACGTTTCATCGCTTCACGGTCGGGAGATATTTCCAACAGGGGAGCTTTACCCAGTGCGTCGAACTCCACCTCGGCAGACCCTGGCACTTTCTCAAGAATTTCGCGGACCTCTGTGGCGATCCTCTCGATTTCATCATACTGATCCCCAAAAACTTTCACGGCGATATCCGCACGCGTACCCTCCAGAATTTCATTAAACCTCATTTCGATGGGCTGGGAAAAAAGGTAAGCCTGCCCGGGAACCTGAATCCCGAGTTCTTTGCTCATCAGACCAGCCAACTCCTCTTTGCTCCGGGCTGTAGTCCACTCGTTCTGTGGCTTATAGAAAATGTAGCTATCAGAAACATTCACCCCCATGGGGTCTGTCGCCACCTCCGCGGTCCCAATGCGGCTAAAGGTATAGGTGACCTCCGGGAACTTTTTGAGCAGCACTTTTTCTGAGGCTATTTGCATTTCCACCGATTTATCCAGGCCGATGCTTGTAGTGCGGATCATGTGTGTGGCGAAAGATCCTTCATCGAGCTGGGGAATGAATTCCTTGCCCATTCGGTTCAAAATGAATAAAGATGCAATAAATAAAATGAGGGCTCCACTGACAAATATCCACCGGCGACGGAGCGCTCTGAGCAATAGTGGAGTGTATATGTTTTTAAAAAATGTGACCAGACGACTATCCCTTTCCTCGATCTTCCCGCCGAGAAAGTAAGAACACAAAACAGGCATCAAGGTCAGGGCCAGCACAAGCGCACCGACTAATGCCATCATGACGGTAATAGCCATGGGCTTGAACATTTTCCCCTCGATACCCGTCAGAGCGAGTATGGGTATGTACACCACCGTCACGATGAGCATCCCAAAAAACATCGGGCTACCCACCTCTTTGGCAGCGATGAGAACCTCATGGCAACGCTCTTTGACACTCAGGACACGCCCGAGCTCACGCTGCCGATGGG
It includes:
- the fabD gene encoding ACP S-malonyltransferase gives rise to the protein MSKTYCLLFAGQGAQSVGMGRDLAEQFAEARDVFEKADTILARKLSRICFDGPEGELTKTSNCQPGIFTHSMAALAILRKNKPDLQIGACAGLSLGEFTAHTAAGTFSFEEGLKLVEQRGTFMQQACDATKGAMASLIGADEATAVQIAQEADVDVANFNSPGQIVLSGEASNIAKAVEVAKAKGVKKVIPLTVAGAYHSRLMKSAQEKLGAVLAGMTVGKPVEPVVANVSAQFALEQGEIRHTLTEQVCGSVRWDQSMQYLIGKGYTDFIELGPGNVLSGLMRRINKEAVVYTMSDVKSLEETLSKI
- a CDS encoding CusA/CzcA family heavy metal efflux RND transporter gives rise to the protein MVQTKISGNLMSLGAVDFGLIIDGAVVMVENIIRHLAHRQRELGRVLSVKERCHEVLIAAKEVGSPMFFGMLIVTVVYIPILALTGIEGKMFKPMAITVMMALVGALVLALTLMPVLCSYFLGGKIEERDSRLVTFFKNIYTPLLLRALRRRWIFVSGALILFIASLFILNRMGKEFIPQLDEGSFATHMIRTTSIGLDKSVEMQIASEKVLLKKFPEVTYTFSRIGTAEVATDPMGVNVSDSYIFYKPQNEWTTARSKEELAGLMSKELGIQVPGQAYLFSQPIEMRFNEILEGTRADIAVKVFGDQYDEIERIATEVREILEKVPGSAEVEFDALGKAPLLEISPDREAMKRYNVHVSEINEAVSTALAGMESGVVIDGNRRYPVVVRLPEDIRNDMQVMKSLPVRTSEGGLLTLGQVAEFTVGEKVNSISRELGQRRAAIMVNLRGRDVTSWVEEAREKTDQIKLPPGYRIEYGGQFKNYIEASRRLMVIVPLSLALIFILLFFSFGSLRQAALVFLCIPLAVTGGVLSIWLRGMPFTISAAIGFIALSGIAVLNGVMLVSFINQLREQGKSIRDAVVEGTLTRLRPKLMTAMVAALGFLPMAFASGAGAEVQQPLATVVIGGIITSTFLTLIILPILYDWMETLIERKSL